CTGCAAGAATTGGAAAAGAAGCGGCGTCGTCTCGACGACGAAATCGCCACGATCAAGAAATATCTCGAGCTTGCCGAAACGCTCTATCGAGTCGAAGCGGACAAAGTCAAATTAGCTAGTCTTTCCAATCAATTGATTACGGACGATCCGAAAAGTGTTCGACCTCTTCCCGTTATGGATGTGACCGATCAATCCCGAGAAATCCTCCTGGGGCGCAGTAAATATGTGGGCAAAAGCGTTCCAGAAGCGGCATACGAAATACTTCGCGAATCCAATCGCCCGATGCATGCAAAAGAGCTTGTGCAGCGGCTGGTTGAAGGTGGATTGCAGATCAGGGGGAAAACTCCCCTGACATCGATCGCCACCTCGTTGAAACGTGATAAACGCTTCAGAAAGGTCGGGCCGAATACATTCGAGGCCCTGGATAACGTTCTGACTCAAGCAGTGTGATAAGGGATTGACGGTGTGTTCGTAACCACAAACCGGCGAAGGGGGGTGAGACTCTTGGCAACGAAGAAAGCAGCGACGAAAAAGAAAAAGAAGTAGTTCCCGCCGTAAACTGAACGCCGGGGGTGAGTGGCCTCACGCCCGGCGTCGGTGTCTTCTGCGAGAGTCCGTATACTTTTTTCAAGAAGGCATACCTATCGGCCGCCAGACGAGCGCGAAAAGCTGGGGCTGTTACAACGTTTGGAGGGCGACAGAGTGTTGAAGACGCGATGTCCGTTGGGATTGCGGCTTCTCCTCTCCGAGCGATTCCGCGTTGAGCAGGATCCATTTTTCAGGCTGCTCGAGAATTTGCTGAACCAACCTGGCGTGGAGCGCGTGCCCCGACCGTTCCGCAATGATGTGGCCGATGAACGACGCGCCGAGAAGCGAAAAATCACCGACAAGGTCCAGGACCTTGTGACGGACGAACTCGTTAAGAAATCGAAGTCCTGATTGGTTCACAATTCCGTCTTTCGACAAGACAACCGTGTTGTCGAGCGTCCCCCCTTTGCCAAGACCGCGGGCCCATAACGCTTGGACCTCGTGGAGAAATCCGAAGGTTCTTGCTTCCGAGATTTGGCTCTCATAGGCGTGCGGGGAACATTCATAAGTATAGGTCTGTGTATTGATCAACGGATGATCGTACTGAATCGAATACGTGATGCGAGCGGTGGAAGACGGCTCGATCCGAACGCGTTTCGCTCCTTCCGCCACTTCAATCGGAGCCATGATTTTCAAGAACGGTTGCTTGCGCTCTTGGGTGATCAGGCCAACGGAGCGAATTAAACGGACGAAAGCCGCCGCGCTGCCATCCATGACAGGAATTTCATCGCCGGTCACGTCAATATAGACGTTATCCACCTCAAGGCCTGCCAGAGCGGAAAGCACATGCTCAATGGTTTTGACCTGGAAACCGTGACCATAGACGGCGGTGCATAACTCGGTCGGAACATAGTGCTCGATCGACGCTACAATGGAAGCTTCGCCATTTCTCTTCACGAATACCACACCGGTATCGGGAGGAGCAGGCCGGAGGGTGATCGTCGTCGATTGTCCGGAATGAAGCCCTACGCCCGAACAAGTGACCTCCGATGCCAAAGTCTGTTGATTTCTCACAATTTCCTCCCTCTTTAAATCTAATCTTCAGGGTTTCCGCGTAGAGCTGCAGAAACAATCGTGATACAGGTTAAAGCAATTCACGTGCCAATTTTGAATTTATCTAAGTTTTTGTTTTATTGATGAAACAACTCATGTCTCCAGAAAAATTATTGTGTTGTAAAAATCACAACTGTGGTTTTTCCAAGCTGGCGAACATTCGGAAAATGGACGGGATGCGAGAAGATGGGGAATCGGAAGGAAAAAGATCCTGTCGCCATACCGAGTCGAGGTCTGCGCGTCGGATATGCCCAAATCTTCGACTGATTTGGAGAGATGAATTGCATCAGCACTGGCAGGGTATGTCGACCTTAGGGGAAAAGAAGCAATTCCTCCGAGCAAGAAGCTTTTTCCAACAGGCGCATGGCCTGGCTGATCAGTGCAAGGATGAATGGTTGATGGCTCAGATTGCATCTCCGCTGTGAATCGGAGTGGACTTGTGTCAATGTCACTTGAGGTCTTGGGAGAAGCGGAGTACATATCACAAGAAAACATTATCCACATTATCCAGACGCGCCATGATGAAGGAAGTTCTTTATCAAGAAGTAAGTATCGGAGACGATGAGTCGAGTCAAAGTTTTTTTCAATTCTTCGGTGAATAGCAAAATCGTCGCCTCCTTGGCCGGCCTGGGCCTTGTAGGGTTCGTGATCTTTCACATGTTGGGCAATCTGCAGGTGTTTGAGGGCGGCGACGCCATCAATGGATACGCTTCCTTCTTGCGGGACATGCCAATTCTCCTGTGGACCGCGCGGGCTGGGCTGCTGGTCGCGGCGGGGGTCCATGTGGGACTGACGCTTCGGCTTGCCCTGCGGAACCGCCAGGGGCGTCCCGTCGCCTATGCTGCGCGCCGGTATCGCGCCGCTTCCGTGGCCTCGCGAACTATGGCGCTGACCGGAAGCCTCCTCTTGGTGTTTATTTTCTTTCATGTGCTGCATCTCACGGTCGGGATCATCGATCCTTCCGCTCCCGATGGTCTCGATATACAGGGTCGTGTGGATGTCTATAAAAAAATCATCCACGCCTTTAACAATCCGTTGTATGTGGGAATTTATGTGTGCGGACAACTGGCTCTTGGATTGCACTTGAGCCATGCCGTCTCCAGCGCCTTCCAAACATGGGGGATTGAGCATGCGGCGCTCGACCGGTTGCTCAAGTTGGCGGGCCCCGGTGTGGCTCTGTTCGTCGTCCTTGGCAACCTGGCGATTATTTTCGCGGTCTTCTTGGGATTGCTTCGCGCATGATCACGTTGGACCCCAAAGTGCCTCCCGGTCCTCTGGAGATGAAATGGGATCGCCGCCGTTTCAGCGGACAGTTGGTGAGCCCTGCCAACAAGCGGCGGATCAAGATCATCGTCGTCGGCACCGGCCTTGCGGGAGCCAGTGCCGCGTCGACCTTGGGGCAGCTCGGCTATCAGGTCGAGTGTTTTTGCTTCCATGACAGCCCTCGACGCGCGCACAGTATCGCCGCGCAAGGCGGCATCAATGCCGCGAAGAATTATCAAGATGACGGCGACAGTGTCGCCCGGCTGTTTTACGACACGATCAAAGGCGGAGATTTTCGGTCACGTGAGGCGAATGTCTATCGATTGGCTCAAATCAGCACGCAAATCATCGATCAGTGCGTGGCGCTGGGCGTTCCGTTTGCGAGAGAATATGGAGGACAACTGGCCAATCGTTCGTTCGGCGGGGTGCAAGTGTCGCGCACCTTTTATTGCCGGGGCCAAACAGGACAGCAACTGCTGCTGGGAGCCTACTCGGCGCTCTGTTGGCAAATCGAACGGGGGCAGGTCACGATGCGTTCGCATACCGAAATGCTCGACGTCATTGTGGCCGATGGCCATGCTCGCGGCATCATAGTCCGCGACCTGGTCACAGGACGACTCTCGGCCCACACCGCCCATGCTGTCGTGTTGGCGACAGGCGGGTACAGCAACGTCTATTATCTGTCCACCAATGCCAGCGGTTGTAATGTGACGGCGACCTACCGGGCTTGGAAACAAGGGGCCGCGTTTGCGAATCCTTCCTTCACCCAGATCCATCCCACGGCCATTCCGCCGGTCGGCGACCATCAGGCGAAGCTGACGTTGATGTCCGAATCGCTTCGGAACGACGGACGGATCTGGGTGCCCGTTTCGCCGTCCGATCGTCGGCCTCCACATGCCATTCCACCGTCCGAGCGGGATTACTTTCTGGAGCGCCGCTACCCTCGGTTCGGCAATCTGGTGCCGCGGGACGTCGCGTCGCGAGCCGTCAAGGCCATCTGTGACGAGGGCTGCGGCGTCGGTCCAGGCGGCCAAGGGGTCTACTTGGATTTCAGCGACGTGATCCGGCAACAGGGGATCGACGTCGTGCGGGAGCGGTATGGAAATTTGTTTGAGATGTACCAACGGATTACCGGAGAAGACGCCTATCAGGTTCCCATGCGCATCTATCCTGCGCCTCATTACACGATGGGGGGCCTGTGGGTCGATTATAATCTGATGAGCACCATCCCCGGCCTCTTCGTGATCGGCGAAGCGAACTTCGCCGACCACGGGGCCAACCGGTTGGGCGCCAGTTCGCTGATGCAAGGGTTGGCCGACGGATATTTCATCTTGCCGTACACGATCGGCCATTACCTCGCGACGGTCAACAGCCCGCCGATCACGGAAGATCACGGTGCAGCGCGGGCGGCGCTGGAGCGGGTCGAAGCCAGGCTCAGGAAACTGTTGCAAGGGAAGGGCAGGCGGCGGACCGCCTCCTCGTTTCATCGGGCGCTGGGAAAGATCCTGTGGGACCATTGCGGCATGTCTCGCTGCGCGGCCGGGCTTCGAGGGGCCCTGGAAGCGATTCCATCGTTGCGCGAGGAGTTTTGGCGGGACGTCGTCGTGCCGGGATCGGGAGAGGCGTTCAATCAAGCACTGGAGTATGCCGGACGGGTGGCGGATTTTCTGGAGTTCGCCGAGCTGATGTGTCACGACGCGCTCCATCGGGAGGAGTCGTGCGGGGCCCATTTCCGGGAGGAGTATCAAACGGAAGAAGGCGAACCCCGCAGAGACGACGATCGGTTTGCCCATGTCGCGGCATGGGAGTATCAGGAAGGAGAGGTTCCGGTTCTGCACAAGGAGCCGCTCAACTTCGAATTTGTGCAACCGACCACGCGAAGCTATCAGTGACGGCCGTCGTCAGGCGTCCGGGTGAAGCGGGCTGTGGGCGGGGATGGGACGGGAGGGCCGGCGGAGAATCATGAAATTCACGTTGCGAATCTGGCGACAGCGGGGACCGAACGAGCGAGGCGGGTTTGTGACCTACTCGGTCGATGAGGTGAGCCCCGACATGTCGTTCTTGGAGATGCTGGACGCGCTCAATCAACGGTTGATCGCGGCGAGCGAGGAGCCCGTGGCGTTTGAGCATGACTGCCGTGAAGGGATCTGCGGGAGCTGTTCGCTCGTGATCGACGGGGTGCCCCACGGTCCCGATCGCGGGGTGACCGCCTGCCAACTGTACATGCGCCGATTCGCCGACGAAAAAACGATCACGATCGAACCGTGGAGGGCCAAGGCCTTTCCCATTATCAAAGATCTGGTCGTGGATCGCCGCGCGCTCGATCGCATCATGCAGGCGGGCGGCTACATCTCCGTCAACACCGGCGGGGCGGTGGACGGCAACACGTTGCTGATCGGCAAGGAAGAGGCGGAAACAGCGATGGATGCGGCTTCTTGCATCGGATGCGGCGCCTGCGTCGCGGCCTGCAAAAACGCCTCGGCCATGTTGTTCGTGGCGGCCAAGGTGTCGCATCTCGTGACGCTGCCGCAAGGGAAACCGGAACGGACCCGACGTGTTATGGCCATGGTGCAAGCCATGGATCGGGAGGGGTTCGGGTCCTGCGGCAATCAGTATGAGTGTGAAGCCGTGTGCCCGAAACACGTCAGCGTCCGCTTCATCGCCATGCTGAATCGGGAGTACTTGCGGGCGGGCATCCTCGGCACGAGGATGCCCGCCCGGTCCGATCCACCTCACGGAGAGTCCTCTTAAACCACCGCTTTTCACCCGATACGCATCTTTCCTCGCAAGAGGCGCAATTTCCTTGACTGTGTGGCAAAGGTCGCTAGTCTGTAATCTCCGTCTCCCGACCCGAATAGAGACGGCGATTAAGCGAAGTTGAATTGAGGTGCGGACGGATGGATCATGAGATGGTATGCCCGCAATGTTGGAGGGATGAAGCGTTTCGCTCGCGTCCACAATCGCTGCGGGAGCTGGCTGCGTCGTGGGTTCGATTGGTGCCTTTTTTCTGCCGATCGTGCGGGCATCGTTTCTTGGCGTGGGCTGGCGTCGGAACGACATTCGGTTCCATACTTGACCGTCGGGAACACCTTCGCATTCCAGTCAGACTGCGCCTGTCCTTTTCAGGAGGGAAAATCCGCGGCGAGGGGATGGCGACGGATATTTCTCTCGGAGGCTGTGTGATCAATAGCGACACGCCCGTGTCCGTCGACGACATTTACTATTTAGAGATCGTCGTGAGCGAACAGGAACCGCCGATCGAGGTGCCGGCGATCGTTCGCTCGGTCGGCGCCCGCGGCATCGCGTTCAAGTTTCTCCGAAAAGCCCAGGAAAACAAACGGCTTCTTTCGTTCATCCGTTCTCAGACCGGCTCCATACCGTCGATTCCCTCTAAGACTGCCGGTCTCTATAGAAGCGGTTGCTTCAACCGGGAAAGCTCTTGCTTGATCGGACAATCCGGTTGCGGTGATCAGCCGGCCAGGCGGGAGAAGCGGTACTCAATAAAATAGCCGTAAAGCCGATAGAGAGAAAGCATCGACGGGCGAGCGTTCGAACAACCAAATCGACAGACGGAGAGGGAGGGATCCATGTGGAAGCAAGAGAATGCGGCCTACGCGGAAGACGGGATGACGTTGGATCGGAGGGTCACCACCAGCGGCAGGACGGCGTCGGCCGAGTCGGTGATCGCGTTTGTGGGAAAGGGCGTGGCGTTCAAGGGAGTCATTACCTATTCAGGGACGGTGCGGATCGACGGGGCCTTTGACGGAGAGATCCACGCCGATGGCGGGCTC
This sequence is a window from Candidatus Nitrospira inopinata. Protein-coding genes within it:
- the lpxC gene encoding UDP-3-O-acyl-N-acetylglucosamine deacetylase, giving the protein MRNQQTLASEVTCSGVGLHSGQSTTITLRPAPPDTGVVFVKRNGEASIVASIEHYVPTELCTAVYGHGFQVKTIEHVLSALAGLEVDNVYIDVTGDEIPVMDGSAAAFVRLIRSVGLITQERKQPFLKIMAPIEVAEGAKRVRIEPSSTARITYSIQYDHPLINTQTYTYECSPHAYESQISEARTFGFLHEVQALWARGLGKGGTLDNTVVLSKDGIVNQSGLRFLNEFVRHKVLDLVGDFSLLGASFIGHIIAERSGHALHARLVQQILEQPEKWILLNAESLGEEKPQSQRTSRLQHSVALQTL
- a CDS encoding succinate dehydrogenase/fumarate reductase iron-sulfur subunit, which gives rise to MKFTLRIWRQRGPNERGGFVTYSVDEVSPDMSFLEMLDALNQRLIAASEEPVAFEHDCREGICGSCSLVIDGVPHGPDRGVTACQLYMRRFADEKTITIEPWRAKAFPIIKDLVVDRRALDRIMQAGGYISVNTGGAVDGNTLLIGKEEAETAMDAASCIGCGACVAACKNASAMLFVAAKVSHLVTLPQGKPERTRRVMAMVQAMDREGFGSCGNQYECEAVCPKHVSVRFIAMLNREYLRAGILGTRMPARSDPPHGESS
- a CDS encoding fumarate reductase/succinate dehydrogenase flavoprotein subunit, whose amino-acid sequence is MITLDPKVPPGPLEMKWDRRRFSGQLVSPANKRRIKIIVVGTGLAGASAASTLGQLGYQVECFCFHDSPRRAHSIAAQGGINAAKNYQDDGDSVARLFYDTIKGGDFRSREANVYRLAQISTQIIDQCVALGVPFAREYGGQLANRSFGGVQVSRTFYCRGQTGQQLLLGAYSALCWQIERGQVTMRSHTEMLDVIVADGHARGIIVRDLVTGRLSAHTAHAVVLATGGYSNVYYLSTNASGCNVTATYRAWKQGAAFANPSFTQIHPTAIPPVGDHQAKLTLMSESLRNDGRIWVPVSPSDRRPPHAIPPSERDYFLERRYPRFGNLVPRDVASRAVKAICDEGCGVGPGGQGVYLDFSDVIRQQGIDVVRERYGNLFEMYQRITGEDAYQVPMRIYPAPHYTMGGLWVDYNLMSTIPGLFVIGEANFADHGANRLGASSLMQGLADGYFILPYTIGHYLATVNSPPITEDHGAARAALERVEARLRKLLQGKGRRRTASSFHRALGKILWDHCGMSRCAAGLRGALEAIPSLREEFWRDVVVPGSGEAFNQALEYAGRVADFLEFAELMCHDALHREESCGAHFREEYQTEEGEPRRDDDRFAHVAAWEYQEGEVPVLHKEPLNFEFVQPTTRSYQ
- a CDS encoding winged helix-turn-helix domain-containing protein, encoding MEELTDILVGLEQRINAYKSRLQELEKKRRRLDDEIATIKKYLELAETLYRVEADKVKLASLSNQLITDDPKSVRPLPVMDVTDQSREILLGRSKYVGKSVPEAAYEILRESNRPMHAKELVQRLVEGGLQIRGKTPLTSIATSLKRDKRFRKVGPNTFEALDNVLTQAV
- a CDS encoding PilZ domain-containing protein, with the translated sequence MDHEMVCPQCWRDEAFRSRPQSLRELAASWVRLVPFFCRSCGHRFLAWAGVGTTFGSILDRREHLRIPVRLRLSFSGGKIRGEGMATDISLGGCVINSDTPVSVDDIYYLEIVVSEQEPPIEVPAIVRSVGARGIAFKFLRKAQENKRLLSFIRSQTGSIPSIPSKTAGLYRSGCFNRESSCLIGQSGCGDQPARREKRYSIK
- a CDS encoding succinate dehydrogenase cytochrome b subunit, yielding MSRVKVFFNSSVNSKIVASLAGLGLVGFVIFHMLGNLQVFEGGDAINGYASFLRDMPILLWTARAGLLVAAGVHVGLTLRLALRNRQGRPVAYAARRYRAASVASRTMALTGSLLLVFIFFHVLHLTVGIIDPSAPDGLDIQGRVDVYKKIIHAFNNPLYVGIYVCGQLALGLHLSHAVSSAFQTWGIEHAALDRLLKLAGPGVALFVVLGNLAIIFAVFLGLLRA